The sequence below is a genomic window from Xiphophorus maculatus strain JP 163 A chromosome 10, X_maculatus-5.0-male, whole genome shotgun sequence.
tttatttgtcttctgCCGAGCCCTGTGTACCTACGTGTTACTGTGTGATCGACGTAAGCAGAACTGTTCAGTCCAGAGAACACTGTGATCACACTGAACTCATACATCGTCCCAGGCTTCAGGTTGGAGATGAAATATGACACAACATTTGTCGTCTCCTCCTGGGTTATTGATGCGTTTGTGTCGTTGATACTCAGGTTGTGTTTCCAGGCTTTATTTGGATTCTCCCACTGTAAAGTTACTCTGTCCACTAAACGCTCCGAAACACGAACCGACGTCACACTCAGAGGAACTGAGGAAACAAAACAGGACAATCATGACCTGTCATTACTTTAACATAAATGATTTATAAAATCTTTGtatgaaaatgttctcatcTTTTTATGTCTGACTAATTTGATGATAAATtttaaatctgagaaaataatcaaaatctgCAACCAAATCACAACATAGTGAAGCTGAAGctttatttgtggttttcttttatcCAGATGTAACCAGGGAACTTTTTAAgtgtaaaagcacaaaaatatgtttctgtttatgaaACCTTCttctatatttcttttttaacgAGGTTAATTACTCTctttgctaatattttaaaataaaatatgtcacaaaAAGCTTCAAATAACTAACAGAGATATattgaaatttaatttctaaacaaaacaacagattgCAAACTGTTATAAATCACTAAATATCGAATCATCCACTGGGGGAGGATTCTGAAAAGCTCCAATACAGGCGACCCAGTTATTCAAATTTTTTCTGTagaattattcacagaaaattcagcgatttgtAAATTTATTCATAGAACATATCTAgaatatcttttaaaaagtaGCTTTGGAATTTGAGACACCTTTGCTCATTGCTATCTGATATATTATTGGGTggcgtttgcaaagcagccaatcacagaacCCTATTTATATTCGTTAGCACTGATTGTAATAAATCGCCAACGTCTGAACAATTGTACTAGacagttatgttttttaattggtGGTGGAGGATTTCAGTTATTTCCACACATTTGTTGTTCCTAATGCCTGAGAATTCAAGCGTTAAAGATATGAATTTGAATGATCAAGTGTGCTGGTTGGTTGTCAATACAGTTTATATCCAAAGTTACAACATCATCACCAACCTGTAGCAGCAGAGAATAATAATCCAGAGCTCTTGACTCCATTGGCCTCAGTGAAAAGAGTGAAACTATATTCTGTCCCAGCAGTCAGATCAGAGACCACATGTTGTACAACTGCATCAGCATTACTGATGTTATTAGTGACAGTATCACCATTTTCTTCATATTGCAGTTTGTATATTGAGATGTTGTTAACGTTGTCCCACTTTATTGTTATACTGTTAACACTCTGAGTTTCCACTGATACATTATTGACATTTTCTGGagctaaaaacaaagacagagttTACTGTTGCAGTCAATTATCAGTTAGTAAATTCAGCTATTTCAAAATTTGTTGAtgttaatagtaaaaaaatcACCAACCTGTAGCAGCAGGAAATAATAATCCAGAGCTGTTGACTCCATTGGCCTCAGTGAAAAGAGTGAAATTATATTCTGTCCCAGCAGTCAGATCAGAGACCACATGTTGTACAACTGCATCAGCATTACTGATGTTATTAATGACAGTTTCACCATTTTCTTTATATTGCAGTTTGTATGTTGAGATGTTGTTAACTTTGTCCCACTTTATTGTTATACTGCTGGTGTTCTGAGTTTCCACTgatacattttctacattttcaggagctgaaagcagagaggaaacagagaCATCTGATGAAAAGCTGAATgtagtttgtaacagaaaatcATATCAATATCAAAGACCAAAGtgaacattaaaacaacaaataaaaatcaaatgttcatGGTCTTGATGTTATTGACCATGGATAGTTTCCACTTTTATTGTGgaatatattttacttattatgCAGTTAATTGATATTTCCAGGTGGCTACTAATCTCAATCTACTTTTTCTCACATTAATATTTACTGATCACCAACCTGTAGCTTCAGTAAATAATAATCCAGAGCTGCTGACTTCATTCAACAcagtgaaaagagaaaaactatatTCTGTCCCAGCAGTCAGATCAGGAACCACATGTTGTACAAATGTTTCTCCAGATGTATCACTGATGTTCATCATGACAGAATCATATTCCAGTTTATATGTTGAGATGTTGTTAACTTTGTCCCACTTCAGAGTTAAACTGCTGGTGTTTCTTGCCTCCACTTCTACTTTTACTACATTTTCAggagctgaaaaacaaagaggagaaagaaacatctgaattaatgagttaatttGAGGTTATTTATACAATCTGCAGGAttagatttaaagtgattttttatttatttttaccaataTGTTCCTTCTGAGTTGAAGCAAAATTGATATTTGAAAATGACATGAATTCAtgagggtgatggcaaggaggcctTCCATCCTCAAAGATATGGAGATTATAACCACAGATAGATTGGTGAAATATAACAGAAAGCATTTATTGCTATTACGCTGATAAAGTTTGcttaattgattattgattttttaaaatcaaatgtaaagaaaaaggtGTTTAATTTAGTAATCTACATGTTTTTGATATATTTCTATGATTTGATAAGCTGCCTGCCCCATTTcttatcagaaataaaattctaggttgaatgaaaaacattttaaatctaaatcttcCAGAATAATTATGTCTAAACTGTGTAACCGACCGATTCATCATAATTtagagtgaaaacaaaaaaggtttcaTGCTATAATCATTTATGTGTCAATGTCGTCTGATTCCTGAGGTTTGATGTCAATTATCTTTATCTTGTGAGGAAGTTAGtaactgttgtttttgtgcttgAATAATTTCTGTAAACTCATCCAACTTTTCTCTCATTAACTATCAGAAATCACCAACCTGTAGCAGCAGAGAATAATAATCCAGAGCTCTTGACTCCATTGGCCTCAGTGAAAAGAATGAAACTATATTCTGTCCCAGCAGTCAGATTAGAGACCACATGTTGTACAAATGTTTCTCCAGCAGCATCACTGATGTTATTAGAGACAGAATCATATTGCAGTTTATATGTTGAGATGTTGTTAACTTTGTCCCACTGCAGAGTTATACTGCTGGTGTTCTGAGTTATGACTGATACACTTTCTACATTTTCAggagctgaaaaacaaagaacagacagAGACATATTAGAAATGTAAATTAGACAGACTGCACAGTAAAATGATGTAATTCAGGGAAAGAATAtggattatttaatttatataaattttgtGGACAAAAAGGAGTTGATGCTAAAGATGCACAGACTGTTATCAACTTGGAATGAGAGAAAATTCACAAATCACCAACCTGTAgcattaataaatttaaatccaGAGCTGCTGACTCCATTGGCCTCAGTGAAAAGAATGAAACTATATTCTGTCCCAGCAGTCAGATCAGAGACCACATGTTGTACAACATTATCAGCATTACTGATGTTATTAGTGACAGTATCACCATTTTCTTCATATTGCAGTTTATATGTTGAGGTGTTGTTAACTTTGTTCCACTTTATTGTTATACTGCTGGTGTTCTGAGTTATGACTGACACACTTTCTACATTTTCAggagctgaaaaacaaagaggagacACTTGACAAAAGTTAAGGAGACAGATACGCAAAGAGTAAGAAttgcatggaaaaaaaatattatttaatctaatttgTGGACCAAAAGGACATGATGCTCCAGGTACACTGAGTGTGATCATCTTGGAATGATATAAGATTCACAAATCACCAACCTGTAGCAGCAGAGAATGAGAATCCAGAGCTGCTGAGATCATTCAACACAGTGAAGAGAGTGAAATTATATTCTGTCCCAGCAGTCAGATCAGAGACCACATGttgtacaaatgttttttcagaAGTATCATTGATGTTCTTTGGGTCAGAATCATATTGCAGTTTGTATGTTGAGGTGCCGTTAACTTTGTCCCACTGCAGAGTTATACTGCTGGTGTTCTGAGTTATGActgatacattttttacatcgtcaggagctgaaaaacaaagaggaaccAGAGACATatgatgaaaagcaaaaaaaaaaacatattcttggACAAAAAAATAGGAATTATCTAATCTGATTTAATTACATAGTAAATGGAGGTGATGCTCCAGGTACACTGAGAGTGATTTTCTAATTTCTGAGACAAGACTCAGAAATCACCAACCTGTAGCAGCAGCGAATAATAATCCAGAGCTGCTGACTCCATTGGTCTCAGTGAAAAGAGTGAAACTATATTCTGTCCCAGCAGTCAGATCAGGAACCACATGTTGTACAACAGCATCAACATTATTGATGTTATTAGTGACAGTATCACCATTTTCTTCATATTCCAGTTTGTATGTTGAGATGCTGTTAACTTTGTTCCACTTCAGAGTTATACTGTTAACACTCTGAGTTTCCACTGATACACTTTCTACATCTCTAggagctgaaaaacaaagaggaaccAGAGACATctgatgaaaagcaaaaaataaaaaaaattgtattcttggataaaaaaaagtaggaATTATCTAATCTGATTTAATTACATAGAAAATGGAGGTGATGCTCCAGATACGCTGAGAGTGATTTTCTAATTTCTGATATAAGATTCACAAATCACCAACCTGTAGCAGCAGCGAATGAGAATCCAGAGCTCTTGACTCCATTGGCCTCAGTGAAAAGAGTGAAATTATATTCTGTTCCCGCAATCAGATCAGAGACCACATGTTGTACAAATGTTTCTCCAGCAGCATCATTGATGTTCTTTGTGACAGAATCATATTGCAGTTTATATGTTGAGATGCTGTTAACTTTGTCCCACTGCAGAGTTATACTGTTGGTGTTCTGGGTCACCACTgatacatttattacattttcaggagctgaaaagaggaaacacTTGATAAAAGCTAAGAGTAACTTATAAAAGatgaacaataataatactttCCATACTAACCAGGTTCTGTGGATTTTCCTGCTGTTGTAAGTTCAGATGTTCTCATTGGTTCTGATGTAGTGGAGTTCCCTGTTACAGTCTGAGAACATGaagatatttaaacaaaaaacacattaaagatgcTGAAGAACTATCTGACTATCAACAGTAGAtacataaatactttttccaaaGAACAAATTGTTTCTCTGCCCCTCCTGACTTCCTattatttgcatgtttgtcacacttcagtgtttctgaacatcaaaccaatttaaatgttaatcaaattaaacacaagtgcagtttttaaatgaagatgtttattattgagggagaaaataaatctgaacctATACGGCCCTGTGTGAAATATTGATTATCTGACCATTAGTAGCAACAACTGCAGCCAGGTGTTTGTGATAACTTTCATTTAGCAGAATTATTGTAGTTCAGCTCTATTGGATGTTTCTCCagcataaatgtaatttttaaggTCCTGCCACAGCATCTTAATAGGTTTCATGTcagtactttgactaggccactccgaagttcttattttgtttgtcttcagcCTTTCAGAGGTGGacctgctgctgtgttttgggtcattgtcctgctgcagaacCCAAACTGGTTTCAGCTCCAGCCGTTTTCCTCCAGGATGTTTTGGTGTAGAGATGAATTCATGGCTCCACTGATCACAGCAAAGCTTCCAGGTCCAGAAGCAGCCAAACATccccagaccatcacaccaccaccaccagcttTTACCATCAGTGTGATGACATGGTGTTACTTTTACCCCAGATCTAATGAGACACACTCCTTCCAAAGAGTCCAGCTTTTGTCCCGTCAGTAAACAGAGTGTTTTCCTAAAGGTCTTGGGGATCATCAGGATACGCTCTGGAAAAATGGCCTGAATGCTATTTTTACTCAGGAGTGGCTTTGGAAACCTGCCATGCAGGCCATGTGTTTCTTATGTTGGAGGCATAATGTTGCTAAAACGAGACCTGATCAACTGCaacaaccccagatcatagtgCTGCCcccactaggcatgatgggtccATCATTTCATCTGCCTCCCTTCTTAACCTGATGCCCCAATCAGTCTGGAAGAGGGTAAATCTGAAGTCATGAGATCACATGACCTTCTGCTGCTCTGGACTCTTGTCTATTCTGCTTTCTTacaatttaaagtctttttctCCAATTACCTTCACTGATACGTTTCTACACAGCGGATCAGTCCCAATcagcacactgtaaaacattagaAGCTGGTTTAACtagaaaatgaaagtccacctgctgcctggaaaatgcaatttaattcaacaagaaaataattttggttttaactcagaaattaaagttcatgaagttgatttaacaacaagagacaagttgtctaaacattgttttttaagttcattaatcttgaattgagagttttaacttaatgctgcaactTAAACCAAATTAAATCACAATATGCAATAAAATCTGACCtgatttctctattattttactcacaatatcaagttaaaataacaacttattttactgtagaataaattaaattcttgTTCCAAATCACATGAaccaaatttctgatctgatgatgaattttatgaaacatctcaatgaattcagctcagaaacatttagtgtgatcaggacattatcctcaagctttgcaaactgtcagctgcattaaaatgaacatttgccttaataacacaagagtcagatcaatgtaacgcttcatctcaggaaacaaaaacacgccgctaagcattctgggaaatagttcccactcctgtctttttcttctttcagttttttaagtgttaacctaaaaactctacTTAATTCAActcttaataaaaagttaacaagttactgctgtaagtttatctttcacaaactcaaacatttaggctcaaaatctaaaactcactaaatttatttgacttaaagaaaaGATAGTAGACACAACCGAATGcgtctcaaatgttttacagcgTCGAGTTCCCTTTACATTGTGGAAATGTTCTTACTTTCACTATTGAACAAATTACACTGCATGTTCTGTTGAAGCTCGTTTGTCTcattataaatactttttggaAAATCCtttaagcatattttttattaaaccgATATTCCtgtagaaatatgtttttcttattgtcctgaggaaatattttaatctttgatgttgtgtttttgtttgctggGAATTAAAAATCATCGTATTTATGAGAAATCAAGCCTCGACAACATCAGTCTTtgtgaattgagttactgaaataaacattttattatataacAACTTACTGAATGGGTAAGTTGTAGCTGTGAGtcctattttatttgtttgacttAATTTCAACAGAAGTTGCACCGGTTGCTGATTATGACCATTTCCTCCACGGCAACAATAGTTCTTCACATTTCTCCCAGTTTTTAATACTGTGCTGGAAACttctttagttaattttagtAGCTCCAACGTTTTCTTTGCTTGATTTCTGTCCGTATTTTGACTCGTCTTCAGCAGACCAACATCTTCTCTGGATCTTTTTAGacggttgtttaagaaatgagaagcTGTTATTTAACTCCAACTGCATCTTTgacagctgaaagataatcatCCAGGTATTTATTATCTAATTTGCTTCTTAAATTCAActagtgacttttttttttttttttttggacaggCAAAGTAAACTTTTGCTTCTTGAGCTGAAGTACAGCGATGACTATCATGAGCCCCTCTGTGGTTAACACTGTTTCCTTTTGTTGAGGTTCAGCGTTTTTTTGTGCACAGTAAATCTGATCCAGTAAATGTAAAGATGATACAGAACTTACCAAAAGCAGACTGAAGAAGCCGTAGAGTAACAGGAGGTCTGATGtggatttgactgataaaagcTCCATCTTTGTCATTGATTATTCACCTAAAGTCATGAAGATGCAGAGGCTCTTCTCCGCTGTCAGATAAACCTCAGCTCTTCCAGTGTGGCCACCTCATGTGTTGACTGAAACAGCAAATTTCCCCCTGCTTGCTGCTGATTCAGTGCCGTAATAAATCCAGTGTTGACTTTTAATTCCTAACCAGGTCCTCCTTTTGTAACCTCTGGTCCCTTCTCTTACTCACAAGTGACACAGTAAATAACTGCTTCTCCTTTTTAGACTTGTGTTGCTCGGGGACCTTTGCCCCGCCTGGCACTTCCTTATTAACGGTTATAGTTTGCTGCTTTCAAGGGGACATCGATCAAGCAGATTTGCCtgctttaaaagtttattaacGTTGATTGCTTTATATCAGCTGGAACTGTGCGCTTCAGGGTTATGACCGGCTGAATCCGTAAATCATCAGTAAGTAAAGGTAAACCTCTATAGACGTCTTGTAACGTcgacatttacatttttacttctttaaaatattcatctgAGCTAATTTTGTGAAAGATTTTGTCTGCCTTCTTGTCTGTTCACAGCTTCAGGGAGTTGTGATATTTATGGCTTCCTTGCGGTTTGGACCTATAAGGAACTGCAAACTGAACATGTGAAAGGCAGAGCCAAAGTCCAACCCCTGTTTATTGAACTAACACATTTAGTTGGCCTCAATAAAAGCTTCACAAAGAGCAAAGAGCCTTTTTAAAAACCATCTAACCTCTGGGGAAACATGTGAAGGAAGTATTCTTCCTAAATGATAATTTTCCACAACCATTAATGATAAACTTTACAACAGAACTTTAATTATCTTCCGTGTTTCAAACAGAGCACACCTTGTTTCACATGCTTTTATAAAGATTATTTATTCAACATTCATGCTGGATTATAGGGTTTATTGATAGGAATGTTTATTAGTTGGTTatcataaaatttcaataatATGGTAGAGACTGTCATGTTCAGGAATTCAGCACCAATGAACAAGTGAAGcagtcaaaataaacaatatttaataactGTATTCATTTAAACACTGCTTAAGTTCCAACTTATgccaaaaaagtatttctgatgaatacttttataattaaaataatcttctCACAACCATTCCTATGATTACAGCAAAAAAAGGTGAGTTTTTAGTCCTATTTCCATGTAGACGTGGAATAAACAAGCAGATTACTGTGAAGAAGGAAATAAATTACTGTGGGGAAAAACGTCCAGCATTGCTAAATCAAGAAAGTCCAGAATTTCCTGAAAACGTgtagaaatataatttacttAATCTTATTAACTAACAACTTGTTGTATAAGGAAGAAATGAGTAAGAACGATAACGTTGGACGTCGGCTGCTGCCTTTCATTTACTAGTTAACATTTCACTGAGTAGaaaatgacttttgttttatttgtctttctttttaagACTATGAGCTAAAAGAATGTAGCCTTTACAAGCTAATCCTAAATAATCtaaatgaaaagatttaaagagTCAATAACTATAGACACACCTccaaaaatttgaatattgtaaaatagttatattttattcctttgttAGAAAGTGAAACTTATATATAGATTCATCACACATGGAGTGGAAGGTTCTAAACTCTTATTATGATCTGATTCTCTCTAagatcataaaaaaaagattttcttttcacgCCATAAAATTCATATCATGGTCAACATAACTGCTTGGACGCCTGCTGACTTCCCAGCTGTCATTACCAGCTGGTAATGACAGCTGGGCAAAGGGCAAAGGTCATTGTTAAAGAAGTGAATTGTTCAGAGGATCCAAGCGTATCAGTGGAAAGTTGAGtcaaaggaaaaagtgtggcagCATGGAATTAAACTGTactaataaataatgtttatataGAGAAAATTGTTTCAGACTGCACAAAATGTGAagtataataaattaaatgtaataaacatgaaaatatatattagaaAACATAGCAAACACTAGAGGGCAGCATTCCACTGTATAGTTGAATCCTCTCtccacactaaaaaaaacaggCGATCCAActtaaaaaagtcaatttgttataagtaataaaattaagtttatccaaataaatatattaaatttattAGATTGTtatgtcaaataaatgtaagtaaaaCAAGTttgataaacttaatttgattacatttagCAAATTAAGTCAATCTTTTTAAGATAGAGCTCAATTTTTTTagtgcaacattttaaaaaagtaattttggctttttaaaaataattgtaaagtattttaatttaaatagaaaGCAAGTAAACTGACAGCAGACATCTAAGACTGAAAATAACTCATACTTCCTCAAATGCTTTTATCATagttaaatgtttatcttcTATCGGATTATTTTGTCCTTCATATAACCTAAGTTTGCTTCAAgatagaaattatttacttttcaatggtttggaaaaacttttctttttttattttgctacattttattgTGCTACAAAACCAATACTGAGAAAATTCAAGAGCAAATTTGGACACGAGAAAATACATGTTAGCACAAAGAAACAACCTACAGTATCTGACAAAGGCTGAAACCAAAAAACAGTGATCTAAATGATACAGACATGAACAtattctgaaaaacatttctggggctgcgttcacactgcagccggaagtgacccaattccgactttttgtcaaatcggatttattttatcttattgtGGTCGTTCACACTTCCATAAGCGACTTGTATGTGATCTCCAGGGTGAACCGCAAACGACCGGAAAGTGTCCCACATGTGCAgcagagggcgcaataacgtaACAAATAGAGAgcgtgtttgcggaagtaaacatggatgctaacggtgtAGCATAGCTTacgattttgaagttgttgtccaaccggaaccagaacactgagcacaactttcTCCTCCTTACCGTCCGCCATGGTTGTTGTCTTTCTTCCCTCTTGCGCatatcaggacgcagaatagtgacgtttgtcgagtatcaatgacgTTCCGGGTGATGAATGGAACCCAACTGTACAGATTTGGGCCATATTTGAGAAGCTCGGATACGAATCGGATGTCCAATTGGCCTGTGTCATATTCAAGATTAGATTCAAGTCGCATTAAAGAAGAAATTGGTATTAGGTGAATTCAGTCTgctgtgtgaacgcagcctaaaTGTGATGAATACATCTtgtgaaatgtaaataacatttaagttATACATCCATCAACCACTAGGGTCcgctcctgctcttcctctccagctGGAATCACTTCTTCTTCACTAGTGGCATAAAACCTACAAACACCCAACGCTGCACCACTTCCCCGCTGAGCCTCTGTGATGTTTTCAAACTGTGGTTTTGATTTCCTGTAAAATCTAATACTGTACTGAGAGTAAGTCTGTggttagttttgctttaatgttctgttttacttattttgtatTAGCTTGGTTAATGTTCTGACATTTACTTcaattaaatgtcacatttttatgctGGTCAAGGAGCTAAAGCATTGTTCTTGTGTGTTAAAGACAATATTTCCAGTTAAAGATAATATTTCGTTGTATTTTGGCCCTTGGAGACTCTGAAGTTTATTGCTTGGTAATTTGAATATAAAATCACTTTTACACTGAACTGAGTTTTGTTGTACTGAGTAACGTTTCTTACATTCATATTTCGAGATTTTTGATCAAAtctaagtcttttttttttggccaccTGAGGAGGAATTTTCCTAAATTGGCTCCATAATTATTAAACTTGGGAGGAAGGAAATGTACAATTtcacaagatatttttttacagtacagcatttattaaacattcaGTATAAAACAGTCACATCTAGAGGTGTGCAATGCTAGATATTTTGGTATCGATTTGATAGCACAACCAGTATCGCCAATACCGATACCAATACCGATACGTTTTACTATTTAAGTTTGTTATAataaacttctgaccaatcagaagtcacaaaacaaaactgttttgtagtttttcttcttttttattttgttaaaagctAAGacagaatttggaaaaaattgaTAGGcatctacaaaatactttaacatcaacacaataaactgaaaaaaaaaataaaaattgagtatgttttttcctaaataaagtgcaaaaacatttcagagaaaatctCACAACATCTTCTTTTAAGGTAGagatcaaaaatacaaaaataaaataaatctcaacagaaaatgtgaaaccaAAGTGTCAATTTTAATATCTATCCAATACCAATACCGACTTGGTATtgatattatcaatatttttatcaATCCGTCCACCTTTAAACTATCCACAGAGTTGGTTTGCCATTATCTACAGTTATTCCAGGAATGAAACTagttttgtgttaaataatttctttaagaTAGATGGTGTTTGCGTACAACGTGTCGTCGTTCTCATAAACGTGTTCATCCTGGGTCGCGCATCGCTGCAGCCTGTCCATGATGCACTGGTGCAGGAAAATGTACTGCGACTGGAaaggaaatgaacaaaatgtctCATTATTTAAACACAACCTCTTGCAATTTGTCAATTTGAACATTGATTGGCAATTGATTATAAAAAGAACAGCTAAGAATTACTGTAAGGCAAACTGACATTTGTAGTTTATaggtaaataataaaagtaaacagcTTTAAGGTCGTACTGTTCTCTTGTTattcttaaaatttttaaattgttgattaaaaaacagTTAAGAAGACATTGTTCTGTATTTCTTCTATAATGATGTAATACATTCAGTCatgaaaagaaactaaattcaactcagcagcagcagctggatcaAGACGGAAACAGATATTTACAACAGGCTtctgctcatttatttatttacttctttttcagattatctgtttgTGTGAGCCTGagtttgttcaaaataaataaagaaccatcagtattaaggaca
It includes:
- the ptprh gene encoding receptor-type tyrosine-protein phosphatase H isoform X1, with protein sequence MTKMELLSVKSTSDLLLLYGFFSLLLTVTGNSTTSEPMRTSELTTAGKSTEPAPENVINVSVVTQNTNSITLQWDKVNSISTYKLQYDSVTKNINDAAGETFVQHVVSDLIAGTEYNFTLFTEANGVKSSGFSFAAATAPRDVESVSVETQSVNSITLKWNKVNSISTYKLEYEENGDTVTNNINNVDAVVQHVVPDLTAGTEYSFTLFTETNGVSSSGLLFAAATAPDDVKNVSVITQNTSSITLQWDKVNGTSTYKLQYDSDPKNINDTSEKTFVQHVVSDLTAGTEYNFTLFTVLNDLSSSGFSFSAATAPENVESVSVITQNTSSITIKWNKVNNTSTYKLQYEENGDTVTNNISNADNVVQHVVSDLTAGTEYSFILFTEANGVSSSGFKFINATAPENVESVSVITQNTSSITLQWDKVNNISTYKLQYDSVSNNISDAAGETFVQHVVSNLTAGTEYSFILFTEANGVKSSGLLFSAATAPENVVKVEVEARNTSSLTLKWDKVNNISTYKLEYDSVMMNISDTSGETFVQHVVPDLTAGTEYSFSLFTVLNEVSSSGLLFTEATAPENVENVSVETQNTSSITIKWDKVNNISTYKLQYKENGETVINNISNADAVVQHVVSDLTAGTEYNFTLFTEANGVNSSGLLFPAATAPENVNNVSVETQSVNSITIKWDNVNNISIYKLQYEENGDTVTNNISNADAVVQHVVSDLTAGTEYSFTLFTEANGVKSSGLLFSAATVPLSVTSVRVSERLVDRVTLQWENPNKAWKHNLSINDTNASITQEETTNVVSYFISNLKPGTMYEFSVITVFSGLNSSAYVDHTVTQINCSAVSWSVTNSSIQGTVEGLFSKATASNGSEPLISPEGKNVTFSDLFPGATYNISLLYETSSAPYPQCLIEIPIIPPSLAPLCSYWGSGYSAQIKWVEPDGVWTTAELSISGKTFTLNPNENRLIVDGLQPAKKYKVSVISRLETKADPLISEPSISFCSTDNRGVIGGSLVGVLLFAVLICVVVFLFLKKPDIIRRKKSFLSGSRTSDSKGKIVPVTKFPDHYRQLSLDENRGFSQEYESLAPAGTHQTQKAATLPENKGKNRFTNILPYDWSRVKLNTSNPNNTMDYINANYLPGYSSSKEYIACQGPLPNTVGDFWRMVWEQKVKRIVMVTNCVEAGRTKCEQYWPEDRSPGSHGELIVSKTSEERESNWVLREFKVKHMKDSEERTVNHFHFTAWPDHGVPQGTEVLIRFRGLVRKHIDSEGSKAPTVVHCSAGVGRTGTIIALDVLLQQLQHEQAVGINSFVYKMRQHRSHMVQTESQYVFLHQCIMDSLQPPGGQEENVYENDDLIYVNATALRQLR
- the ptprh gene encoding receptor-type tyrosine-protein phosphatase H isoform X2 gives rise to the protein MTKMELLSVKSTSDLLLLYGFFSLLLTVTGNSTTSEPMRTSELTTAGKSTEPAPENVINVSVVTQNTNSITLQWDKVNSISTYKLQYDSVTKNINDAAGETFVQHVVSDLIAGTEYNFTLFTEANGVKSSGFSFAAATAPRDVESVSVETQSVNSITLKWNKVNSISTYKLEYEENGDTVTNNINNVDAVVQHVVPDLTAGTEYSFTLFTETNGVSSSGLLFAAATAPDDVKNVSVITQNTSSITLQWDKVNGTSTYKLQYDSDPKNINDTSEKTFVQHVVSDLTAGTEYNFTLFTVLNDLSSSGFSFSAATAPENVESVSVITQNTSSITIKWNKVNNTSTYKLQYEENGDTVTNNISNADNVVQHVVSDLTAGTEYSFILFTEANGVSSSGFKFINATAPENVESVSVITQNTSSITLQWDKVNNISTYKLQYDSVSNNISDAAGETFVQHVVSNLTAGTEYSFILFTEANGVKSSGLLFSAATAPENVVKVEVEARNTSSLTLKWDKVNNISTYKLEYDSVMMNISDTSGETFVQHVVPDLTAGTEYSFSLFTVLNEVSSSGLLFTEATAPENVENVSVETQNTSSITIKWDKVNNISTYKLQYKENGETVINNISNADAVVQHVVSDLTAGTEYNFTLFTEANGVNSSGLLFPAATAPENVNNVSVETQSVNSITIKWDNVNNISIYKLQYEENGDTVTNNISNADAVVQHVVSDLTAGTEYSFTLFTEANGVKSSGLLFSAATVPLSVTSVRVSERLVDRVTLQWENPNKAWKHNLSINDTNASITQEETTNVVSYFISNLKPGTMYEFSVITVFSGLNSSAYVDHTVTQINCSAVSWSVTNSSIQGTVEGLFSKATASNGSEPLISPEGKNVTFSDLFPGATYNISLLYETSSAPYPQCLIEIPIIPPSLAPLCSYWGSGYSAQIKWVEPDGVWTTAELSISGKTFTLNPNENRLIVDGLQPAKKYKVSVISRLETKADPLISEPSISFCSTDNRGVIGGSLVGVLLFAVLICVVVFLFLKKPDIIRKKSFLSGSRTSDSKGKIVPVTKFPDHYRQLSLDENRGFSQEYESLAPAGTHQTQKAATLPENKGKNRFTNILPYDWSRVKLNTSNPNNTMDYINANYLPGYSSSKEYIACQGPLPNTVGDFWRMVWEQKVKRIVMVTNCVEAGRTKCEQYWPEDRSPGSHGELIVSKTSEERESNWVLREFKVKHMKDSEERTVNHFHFTAWPDHGVPQGTEVLIRFRGLVRKHIDSEGSKAPTVVHCSAGVGRTGTIIALDVLLQQLQHEQAVGINSFVYKMRQHRSHMVQTESQYVFLHQCIMDSLQPPGGQEENVYENDDLIYVNATALRQLR